GTACCGCTGCCGATCTGTGGCGAATCGCCGACGCGGCCCGGCAGCATGCCGGAAATGCCGCCGGTGGAGGTGCCCGCGGCAAAGCGTCCTTGCGCATCCCGCGCCACGCAGCCGACCGTGCCGTGTTTCGCTTCCCAGCGCTTGAGCCGGCGCTCGGTGATCAATTCGGACGGATCGCAGACCGGTACGCCCTGATCGCGCGCGAAGCGCTCCGCGCCGGCAGCCACCAGAAGCACGTGCCGGCCATCCTCCAGCACCATGCGGGCGAGCTGGATGGGATTGCGCACGCGCTCCACCGCCGCCACCGCGCCGGCCCGCAAGTCCTCGCCGTTCATGATCGAGGCGTCCAACTGCACCACCCCGTCGGCATTGAGCGCCGCGCCCGTCCCGGCGTTGAAGACGGGATTATTCTCCAGACAGGTGACCGCGGCGACTACCGCATCCAGCGCCGCGCCGCCATTTTTTAGCACGTCCCAGCCAGCCATCGCCGCTTCACGGCAACCCGCGCGCGCGGGCTCTACATGTTTTTCGCGCAACGGGCCCGCGCCGCCGTGCACGATGATCGATGCTGTTTGCATGGGTTTGACGCCGGTCCAAAAGGCGTCATTGTACGAACTCGTGCGCGCCACGGCACCTGTTTCCCCGCCGTGGCTGAACATGGGCGGCTACGACTCTATACTAGCCCCTACACATCCAGACCTATTCTCATGCAAATCGCAGAGACACAAATGAAAGATGCCGCCATCGCCAGGGTCGCGCTGGCCGCGCGCAGCCGCTTGACCGGCGCGCAGGCGACCGCCGCCGAGCGTTTTGCGCGCGCCTATTTCGGCGGCGTGGCGGCCGAGGATCTGGCCGGCAAGACGCCCGAAGACCTTTACGGCGCCGTGCTTGCCCACTGGCAACTGGCGCAGCGGCGGCAACAGGGGACACCCAACATCCGCGTCTACAACCCGAGCGCGGCGGAGCACGGCTGGCGCAGCCCGCACACCGTGGTCGAGATCGTCACTGACGATATGCCCTTCCTGGTGGACTCAGTCAGTATGGAACTGAACCGGCACGGCCTCACCATCCATCTCAGTATTCATCCGGTCATGCGCATGCGGCGCGATTCCCACGGCGAACTGATCGATGTGATTGCCGCCAGGGTCGATGGGGACACACAGGCCGAAGCGATCATGCATTTCGAGGTGGACCAGGAG
This genomic window from Gammaproteobacteria bacterium contains:
- a CDS encoding isoaspartyl peptidase/L-asparaginase, giving the protein MQTASIIVHGGAGPLREKHVEPARAGCREAAMAGWDVLKNGGAALDAVVAAVTCLENNPVFNAGTGAALNADGVVQLDASIMNGEDLRAGAVAAVERVRNPIQLARMVLEDGRHVLLVAAGAERFARDQGVPVCDPSELITERRLKRWEAKHGTVGCVARDAQGRFAAGTSTGGISGMLPGRVGDSPQIGSGTYASDVGGVSCTGIGEDIIRVVLAKWAVDRLASGVDATQAAKAAMELFVCRTSSEAGLIVIDNHSRAGFAHNTSHMPVAWVTGDGGVQVDV